One Deltaproteobacteria bacterium genomic region harbors:
- a CDS encoding KH domain-containing protein — MLEELVTQIACALVDEVDQVQVNVIQGEQTSVIELKVAKSDLGKIIGRKGRTATAMRTILAAASTKLRQRTVLEIIE; from the coding sequence GTGCTCGAGGAACTGGTGACGCAGATCGCCTGCGCCCTGGTCGACGAGGTCGATCAGGTCCAGGTGAACGTCATCCAGGGCGAGCAGACCTCGGTGATCGAGCTGAAGGTCGCCAAGAGCGACCTCGGCAAGATCATCGGGCGCAAGGGCCGGACGGCGACCGCCATGCGCACCATCCTCGCCGCCGCCTCCACCAAGCTGCGGCAGCGCACGGTGCTCGAGATCATCGAGTAG
- a CDS encoding MlaD family protein, with protein sequence MQNFWSPLKVGVLTMGALLSAIYGIAEVTKSSLDDDNSYVLTAVFQDASGLRTKSRVQIAGIEVGQIDDIRLEGARARVYLRVKKEVPLHLDARASKRSEGFIGDMALDLWPGTEEKALLKHGDEIKDVQSMGDMDKVFATLGDITEDIQAMTSNLRTLLAGDDVGGIKKIIDEIGLLTEKVNETIGEAGVKLKAILEDVQEVTGSVTDLADEEAKTVSSILRNVDKVSQQMQAAITDVQDVLATVKGVLGTSEGELKDGVAGIRQSLEKVNSSLDQLNSVTTKISEGEGTIGRLVTDDTLIREIEETVGDAADFVDRLIKLQTEVSLISEFHTRKASSRENLGLRLIPSEDKWYEVAVISPPRGIPEIETTDVIDENGNVTTTTLRTTKNGIGFNLLFAHRWRMKGWSVTGKFGLIETTGGLAGDVGLFGEHLRLSVEAYEFTSMDRKYPRVRAFATISFLKHLYVTGGVDDALNPTTVAPAGVGGADAARFELPARDFFVGAGFYFTDEDLKTLLTTVGVPSMGGG encoded by the coding sequence ATGCAGAACTTCTGGTCACCTCTGAAAGTCGGCGTGCTCACCATGGGCGCGCTCCTCTCGGCGATCTACGGCATCGCCGAGGTCACCAAGAGCAGCCTCGACGACGACAACTCCTACGTGCTCACCGCGGTCTTCCAGGACGCCTCGGGGCTGCGCACCAAGAGCAGGGTGCAGATCGCCGGCATCGAGGTCGGACAGATCGACGACATCCGCCTCGAGGGCGCCCGCGCGCGGGTCTACCTGCGGGTGAAGAAAGAGGTGCCCCTCCACCTCGACGCCCGCGCCAGCAAGCGCAGCGAGGGCTTCATCGGCGACATGGCCCTCGACCTCTGGCCGGGCACCGAGGAGAAGGCCCTGCTCAAGCACGGGGACGAGATCAAGGACGTGCAGTCCATGGGCGACATGGACAAGGTCTTCGCCACCCTCGGGGACATCACCGAGGACATCCAGGCGATGACCTCCAACCTGCGCACTCTGCTGGCCGGCGACGACGTCGGCGGCATCAAGAAGATCATCGACGAGATCGGGCTGCTCACCGAGAAGGTGAACGAGACCATCGGCGAGGCCGGCGTGAAGCTGAAGGCCATCCTGGAGGACGTCCAGGAGGTCACCGGCTCGGTCACCGACCTGGCCGACGAGGAGGCGAAGACGGTCAGCAGCATCCTGCGCAACGTCGACAAGGTCTCCCAGCAGATGCAGGCCGCCATCACCGACGTCCAGGACGTCCTGGCCACGGTGAAGGGGGTCCTGGGGACCTCCGAGGGGGAGCTCAAGGACGGGGTCGCGGGCATCCGCCAGAGCCTGGAGAAGGTGAACAGCTCCCTCGATCAGCTCAACTCGGTCACCACCAAGATCTCGGAGGGGGAGGGGACCATCGGCCGGCTGGTCACCGACGACACCCTCATCCGCGAGATCGAGGAGACCGTCGGCGACGCCGCCGACTTCGTGGACCGCCTGATCAAGCTGCAGACCGAGGTCAGCCTGATCTCCGAGTTCCACACCCGCAAGGCCTCCAGCCGGGAGAACCTGGGCCTGCGCCTGATCCCCTCCGAGGACAAGTGGTACGAGGTGGCGGTGATCAGCCCGCCCCGGGGCATCCCCGAGATCGAGACCACGGACGTCATCGACGAGAACGGGAACGTCACCACCACCACCCTGCGCACCACCAAGAACGGGATCGGCTTCAACCTCCTCTTCGCCCACCGCTGGCGGATGAAGGGCTGGTCGGTCACCGGCAAGTTCGGCCTCATCGAGACCACCGGCGGCCTGGCCGGCGACGTGGGCCTCTTCGGGGAGCACCTGCGCCTCTCGGTGGAGGCCTACGAGTTCACCAGCATGGACCGGAAGTACCCGCGGGTGCGGGCCTTCGCCACGATCTCCTTCCTCAAGCACCTCTACGTCACCGGCGGCGTGGACGATGCCCTGAACCCCACGACCGTCGCTCCGGCGGGGGTCGGCGGGGCGGACGCGGCCCGCTTCGAGCTGCCCGCCCGGGACTTCTTCGTGGGCGCGGGCTTCTACTTCACCGACGAGGACCTCAAGACCCTCCTCACCACGGTCGGGGTCCCGAGCATGGGGGGTGGGTAG
- the rpsP gene encoding 30S ribosomal protein S16 → MATVLRLARAGAKKKPFYHVVAADTRSPRDGRFIEKIGTYDPSNKESGVNFKADRVDHWLSVGARQSPTVAGLIKAWKKQAASSEA, encoded by the coding sequence ATGGCGACTGTCCTTCGACTGGCCCGTGCCGGTGCCAAGAAGAAGCCCTTCTACCACGTGGTGGCGGCCGATACCCGGTCTCCCCGCGACGGCCGTTTCATCGAGAAGATCGGGACCTACGACCCCTCCAACAAGGAGAGCGGCGTGAACTTCAAGGCCGATCGCGTCGATCACTGGCTCTCCGTCGGCGCTCGTCAGAGCCCGACCGTGGCCGGTCTGATCAAAGCCTGGAAGAAGCAGGCCGCTTCTTCCGAGGCCTGA
- a CDS encoding ABC transporter permease has translation MRAIRAFFESIGQSVLSFFTALGGMMVLLFQTLVWGLRPPYRFSLFFIQAESIGVGSLFIVALTGLFTGMVFAEQSNYAFGLFGAEGLTGATVTLSLTRELAPVLTALMVTGRSGSAMTSELGTMRVTEQIDALTTMAVNPIQYLVVPRITASTLMVPALCMVFNVVGVMGAYGVSVVFGDQSAGTFIDRTRYLVDPIDIWSGAVKATVFGTVIALIACFRGFYASGGSKGVGLATTEAVVTASIAIFILDYFLTVLLLI, from the coding sequence GTGAGAGCCATCCGGGCATTCTTCGAGTCCATCGGTCAGTCGGTGCTCTCCTTCTTCACGGCGCTGGGGGGGATGATGGTGCTCCTCTTCCAGACCCTGGTCTGGGGTCTCCGGCCGCCCTACCGCTTCTCCCTCTTCTTCATCCAGGCCGAGTCCATCGGCGTGGGCTCCCTCTTCATCGTCGCCCTGACCGGCCTCTTCACCGGGATGGTCTTCGCCGAGCAGTCGAACTACGCCTTCGGGCTCTTCGGCGCCGAGGGGCTGACCGGCGCGACCGTGACCCTCTCCCTGACCCGCGAGCTGGCGCCGGTGCTCACCGCCCTGATGGTCACCGGCCGCTCGGGCTCCGCGATGACCTCCGAGCTGGGCACCATGCGGGTCACCGAGCAGATCGACGCGCTGACCACCATGGCGGTGAACCCGATCCAGTACCTGGTGGTGCCCCGGATCACGGCCTCCACCCTGATGGTGCCGGCCCTCTGCATGGTCTTCAACGTGGTCGGGGTGATGGGCGCCTACGGGGTGAGCGTGGTCTTCGGAGACCAGAGCGCCGGCACCTTCATCGACCGGACCCGCTACCTGGTCGACCCCATCGACATCTGGTCCGGCGCGGTGAAGGCCACGGTCTTCGGCACCGTCATCGCGCTCATCGCCTGTTTCCGGGGCTTCTACGCCTCGGGCGGCTCCAAGGGCGTGGGGCTGGCCACCACCGAGGCTGTGGTGACGGCCTCCATCGCCATCTTCATCCTCGACTACTTCCTCACGGTCCTCCTCCTCATCTGA
- a CDS encoding ABC transporter ATP-binding protein, translated as MPEPIIKIRGLHKSFGDHHVLRGIDLDIEAGSTVVILGASGSGKSVLMKHMIGLLKPDAGQVLVDDEDIVSMGESELQRVRQKFGMVFQQAALFDSMTVFDNVAFPLREHSRRMPLKEVRERVAEKLGAVGLSGTEEKLPAELSGGMRKRVGLARGLVLDPKIVLYDEPTTGLDPLTTDDVDEMILEARRAFEVTSVVISHDIASAFKVATKLAVLYHGEIVAEGNQDELRAHPHPHVQEFLGMWFSKN; from the coding sequence ATGCCCGAGCCCATCATCAAGATCCGGGGGCTCCACAAGTCCTTCGGGGACCACCACGTCCTGCGGGGCATCGATCTCGACATCGAGGCCGGCAGCACCGTGGTCATCCTCGGGGCCTCGGGCTCGGGCAAGAGCGTGCTGATGAAGCACATGATCGGCCTGCTCAAGCCCGACGCGGGCCAGGTCCTCGTGGACGACGAGGACATCGTGAGCATGGGCGAGTCCGAGCTGCAGCGGGTCCGCCAGAAATTCGGGATGGTCTTCCAGCAGGCGGCCCTCTTCGACTCGATGACCGTCTTCGACAACGTCGCCTTCCCCCTGCGCGAGCACAGCCGCCGGATGCCCTTGAAGGAGGTCCGGGAGAGGGTCGCCGAGAAGCTCGGCGCCGTGGGCCTCTCGGGCACCGAGGAGAAGCTCCCCGCTGAGCTCTCCGGCGGCATGCGCAAGCGGGTCGGCCTGGCCCGGGGCCTGGTCCTCGATCCCAAGATCGTCCTCTACGACGAGCCCACCACGGGGCTCGATCCCCTCACCACCGACGACGTGGACGAGATGATCCTCGAGGCCCGCAGGGCCTTCGAGGTGACCAGCGTGGTCATCTCCCACGACATCGCCAGCGCCTTCAAGGTGGCGACCAAGCTGGCGGTCCTCTACCATGGGGAAATCGTCGCGGAGGGGAACCAGGACGAGCTTCGAGCCCATCCTCATCCTCATGTGCAGGAGTTCCTGGGCATGTGGTTCTCCAAGAACTGA
- the rimM gene encoding ribosome maturation factor RimM (Essential for efficient processing of 16S rRNA) gives MRGTSQDRVILGTLGRPHGLKGELRFFPGHPESELLESLEVVHLGERGERGVLGARPAGRFWILELEGVRDRDAAEALKGVEVWVPRDTLPEPEEGETYLTDLIGCEVCSQEGERLGRITGLEVGGSQAFLTVEASGGDWLLPAVEAFLVELDEASRILTVSLPEGLVESQRE, from the coding sequence ATGCGTGGCACCTCGCAGGATCGGGTCATCCTCGGCACCCTCGGCCGCCCCCACGGCCTGAAGGGCGAGCTGCGCTTCTTCCCCGGGCACCCGGAGTCGGAGCTGCTGGAGTCCCTCGAGGTGGTCCACCTGGGCGAGCGCGGCGAGCGCGGCGTCCTCGGGGCGCGCCCGGCGGGGCGCTTCTGGATCCTCGAGCTGGAGGGGGTGAGGGATCGCGACGCCGCCGAGGCCCTCAAGGGGGTCGAGGTCTGGGTCCCGCGGGACACGCTGCCGGAGCCCGAGGAGGGCGAGACCTACCTCACCGACCTGATCGGCTGCGAGGTGTGCAGCCAGGAGGGTGAGCGCCTCGGCCGGATCACCGGCCTCGAGGTGGGGGGGAGCCAGGCCTTCCTCACCGTGGAGGCCAGCGGAGGGGACTGGCTCCTGCCTGCGGTGGAGGCCTTCCTCGTCGAGCTGGACGAGGCGTCCCGGATCCTGACCGTCTCCCTCCCCGAGGGTCTGGTGGAGAGCCAGAGGGAGTAG